In Haliscomenobacter hydrossis DSM 1100, the DNA window ACAATGTTCAGCCCTCCATTTTGACTGGCTGTTTTGCCCCGAATGGGCGAACCACCGAGCAACAAATCACCATTTGAAAACCGCGCGATTTTTTGTTCATAGGGTATATCCGATTTCTCCAGTAACTTGAAGTATTGCTGGGAGAAGCCCGAGTTACCGCATAGCCACAAGAGCAACAGGATCGTATGTTTGATTTCGGTTTTCATTATCCAAATATAAAACTAAATTTACGGCAAATTCCAGAGTATTTTAACGCAGAATTCTCCATGCCGTTCATTCGTAAAGATGATTATCGACCACCCTTGCTGTTTCGCAACACCTATGTGAACACCATTTATCCTTCGTTGGCGCGGCAAGTGCCGGATTTACACTACGAACGCGAACGAATCGATACCCCTGATGGTGATTTTCTGGATTTGGATTGGGCCACTCAAGGCAGCGACAAACTGGTTCTTGTTCTGCATGGACTGGAGAGTTCTGCTGATCGGGGCTACATCAAAGGCATGATTCGGCGTTTTTATCTGGAGGGTTGGGATGGCCTGGGCCTGAATTTTCGGGGCTGTAGTGGTGAGCCCAATCGGCTGCTGCGCACTTACCACATTGGCGAAACGGGCGATCTGGATTTTGTACTGCGCCACGCCCTGGCCCGGAACCAATACCGAGAAATTGTGCTCATTGGATTCAGCCTGGGCGGCAATGTGGTGCTGAAATATTTGGGAGAAAATGCCACACACTTGTTTCCTGAAATCACCAAAGGGATCGCCATCTCGGTGCCTTGTGATGTGATGAGTGCGAATGAGGAATTCACCAAGTTGAAAAACTGGGTGTACATGAAGCGCTTTATGCTTTCGTTAAATCCGAAAATGCACATCAAAGCCCAACGCTTTCCAGATCAATACAAAATCAGCATCCCCAACCCCCGCAATTTTGGGGAGTTTGACGGGGCCTTTACAGCGCCTGTACATGGCTTTTCCAGCGCGGAGGAGTACTGGACGCGCAACAGCAGTTTACCTTTGATTCCTGAAATTCGGATTCCCACGCTGCTGATCAATGCCGTGGACGATACGTTTTTGAGTCCGAGTTGTTTTCCGTTTGCTCTTGCCGAAGAGTCATCCTTATTCCATCTGCTGACGCCGAAATATGGCGGGCATTGTGGGTTTTATACGCCCGGGAAAAGGAATGTGTATTGGTCGGAGGAGATGGCATGGGCGTTTGTTGCGGAATAAAAAAACTACCTCCCCATGATCCTCCTCGCATTGCCATAATACATTTTCTTCAGCGTTTTGGGACTCAAGTCCAAGCCGTACAGCGGCCAATGGTACCCAAATCGATTGAGTTCATAAAAATGCTCATCCGCCGATTCAAGAATCCTGAATGTCGTGCGATACATCTCGGTGGAAAACCCCATGTCGGTGCCATAAACCAGTCGATCGCTGTATTTTTCCATAAAAGCCTTGGCAAAACGTGGAATGGGGGCAAATTCGGCGTAGCGGGCGGAGACATCTGCATACAGATTGGGATAACGATCCAATAGTTTACCCAATTGGTTGAGGTCGGCGTTGCAATTGGCCAGGTGACAGGCGATGAAGGTAGTTTTGGGGTTGTCACGCACGGCTTCTTCCAGCGTAGTCACCAACTGATCGTGATCCAAAATTCCCGGTTTCGTCATGTCTACTTTCCATTTGGCGGCATTCATCAGTCCGTCGTTGCTTGGGTCGGCGGGGAGATACATCCAGGCGTCTTCGGCAACGTGAATGCTGATCGGCATGCCCAACTCCGCGCACTTGGCCAACAAGGGCTTCATCCGGGGATCATTGATGTGCATGCCCAGCCCAGGAGTAGGTTTGGAGTACAATTCGCCCAAACCTTTATCGCCCAATTCACCCACACCCCGCGCACCCATTTGGTGGCAGCGGACCAATTCCGCAACGGCGCGCTGCGACCAATCTGGCTGATCCATTCCCGTGTAATCAAAGCCACACCAAACCTCAAAGCGGTCGGGATAGCGGCTGTACTTTTTCACAATGGCATCAAAAGCCGCGCCGGTGTTGTAGGAAAGAATGACAGATTTTTCAACGCCTACTTCATTCATAATGCTCACCCAGTTGTCCACTTCCGCATCTGTTTTGGGGTAATCATGCGTATGCAGATCGATTGCGGGATATTTGGCCTTCATGATGTTGGCCTGGGGCGTCTTGTAAATGGACACCGGGCGATAGTCTTTCAACTTCAGCTCTTGTACATCCTGGCCGTAGGTATACGTTGAAACCAAGGCTGGAATCGCCAGCAACAGGAAGGAGTACAAATGATGGCATTTAGTGGTCATGGCCAAAAAATTATTATCCGCCGCAGGCGGATGGCTCGAGACATAATTCCCCGCAGATTACACAGATTTGCGCAGATAATGTCCTGTTTTTGAAAAAATCTGCGCAAATCTGCGTGATCTGCGGGCTACTTTATTTTATTAAAACTCCGCCGCAGGCGGGTTGATCAATTTCCAATGCTGCGGATTTGTGCATCCACCCCCGTCATCTCCCAATGCCCCAAGGAAACCGGAATGT includes these proteins:
- a CDS encoding YheT family hydrolase, which encodes MPFIRKDDYRPPLLFRNTYVNTIYPSLARQVPDLHYERERIDTPDGDFLDLDWATQGSDKLVLVLHGLESSADRGYIKGMIRRFYLEGWDGLGLNFRGCSGEPNRLLRTYHIGETGDLDFVLRHALARNQYREIVLIGFSLGGNVVLKYLGENATHLFPEITKGIAISVPCDVMSANEEFTKLKNWVYMKRFMLSLNPKMHIKAQRFPDQYKISIPNPRNFGEFDGAFTAPVHGFSSAEEYWTRNSSLPLIPEIRIPTLLINAVDDTFLSPSCFPFALAEESSLFHLLTPKYGGHCGFYTPGKRNVYWSEEMAWAFVAE
- a CDS encoding amidohydrolase family protein yields the protein MTTKCHHLYSFLLLAIPALVSTYTYGQDVQELKLKDYRPVSIYKTPQANIMKAKYPAIDLHTHDYPKTDAEVDNWVSIMNEVGVEKSVILSYNTGAAFDAIVKKYSRYPDRFEVWCGFDYTGMDQPDWSQRAVAELVRCHQMGARGVGELGDKGLGELYSKPTPGLGMHINDPRMKPLLAKCAELGMPISIHVAEDAWMYLPADPSNDGLMNAAKWKVDMTKPGILDHDQLVTTLEEAVRDNPKTTFIACHLANCNADLNQLGKLLDRYPNLYADVSARYAEFAPIPRFAKAFMEKYSDRLVYGTDMGFSTEMYRTTFRILESADEHFYELNRFGYHWPLYGLDLSPKTLKKMYYGNARRIMGR